CAATAGGAAAAAGTTCAGTGTCTCCTGTTCCAGCAGGTTCCCCGGCAGGACGATCCTGGCCTTCCAGCCGGGGCCGTATTCGGGAAACACGCGCCGGATCGCCTCGTCTCGACGGCGGTAGCAGCCGAATCCCTCCAGCGCCGCCGTGATGTCCTCCGTGACCGTCTGCACACCGTAGTGTTGCGCGACCTTCAACGCCAGTTGGGTGCTATCCGGGCTGGACTCCCTCTCCGGGAGGAGTATGCCGACGACGCGGTCGGTCCCGAAGGCTTTGACACATAGGGCCAGCACCACGGAGGAATCCACCCCGCCGCTGATGCCTACCACGGCTCCTTTGCGGCGGAGCCTCTGATGTACGGCCTGCCGAAGCCAGGTCGTGATGCGTTCCGTCTCCGCTGCGACATCCAGATCGAGAGCGCTTTTGTCGAAGTTTGCAATGGGCTGATGGGCGCTATGACTGTGACCGTTCATTTTTTCACTCTGTTGAGGCAGATAGTGCGGGCGATCCCGCCGGCGATCTCGACGGGGATGCCGTTGTGGATCACCCGGCGGCGCGCTCGCTTGCCGCCGCGATGGGCTGCGTGTGATCGACGACCTTGAGCCGATCCCAATCGTTGAAATTCGCCGGACGGAATCTCTTGACGAACTGTTCGTACACCAGCTGGGTCGATAGGATCCCCACCAGGGCCATGTCCTCGATCTCGCTGAGCGGCCGGCCTTGTTCGGCCTTGCGTACCAGCTGAGCCACTGCGGCGGGATGGAAGAGGTGGCTCTCCTTCAACGACCGGTCCGAGAGCAGCTCACGCACGTACTCGGGCGTGGAAGGGGCGAAGAAGCTCGGGTGGATAGGGGCCCGGTAGGGTTGTTTGGGACGTTTCCAGATGTCGTCGGGCAGAAGCTTTCTCCCCAGCTGCTTTAATAGCCATTTCTCCGTCAGCCCTCGCAGCTTCAGCCGGGGCGGCAACCGGCTGCAGAATTCGACCACCCGATGATCGAGGAAGGGGAAGCGTCCCTCGACCGAGTGGGCCATCGCCATTCGGTCTCCCTGTGAGGAGAGCAGATATGGGGAGAGGAAGGTGACGATCTCCAGGTATTGCGCTTGCCCCAGGTGAGACCAGGATGAAAAAGATGGAGGAAGGGGGATGGGATATGTGCCCCCGTCGCCCGCGTGTGCGTCCCGTCGGTGTTGTAAGAGAAATCGACGCGCACGTCTCATGTTCATCCAGCGGATGGCATGCGAGTAGAAGGGTGAGTCGGTATCTGTCAGCCCCTTCCTGAAGAAGGCGGCCCGATAGGCGCGGCCCCCGCGGTGGAGATCGGGCACGTAAGGATAGAGGCGATCCAGCAACAGCGGGCGCATGCGGGAGTCGGGAGCTTTGGCCCAGAAGCGACGGACCTTCATCTCCTTGAAGATGTTGTATCCCGCCAGGAATTCGTCGGCGCCCTCCCCGGTGAGCACGACCTTCAGCCCGTGTTCGCGCACGAGCTGCGAGAGGAGGAACATCGGGGCTGGCGACGTTCGGAGGA
This genomic window from Chloroflexota bacterium contains:
- the asnB gene encoding asparagine synthase (glutamine-hydrolyzing); translated protein: SEIKALLAHPDTSAEIAPSSLEQVFTFWSTLSPYTVFRDIYEVPPAHYLQVRDGQFTLHPYWELDFAPGNAPQRTDQEYLDEFEDLLIDATRIRLRADVPVGAYLSGGLDSSVTAALIRNYTDNRLDTFSIAFDDPAFDESPYQEAMARFLGTHHRITRCSYADIARVFPDVIWHTETPILRTSPAPMFLLSQLVREHGLKVVLTGEGADEFLAGYNIFKEMKVRRFWAKAPDSRMRPLLLDRLYPYVPDLHRGGRAYRAAFFRKGLTDTDSPFYSHAIRWMNMRRARRFLLQHRRDAHAGDGGTYPIPLPPSFSSWSHLGQAQYLEIVTFLSPYLLSSQGDRMAMAHSVEGRFPFLDHRVVEFCSRLPPRLKLRGLTEKWLLKQLGRKLLPDDIWKRPKQPYRAPIHPSFFAPSTPEYVRELLSDRSLKESHLFHPAAVAQLVRKAEQGRPLSEIEDMALVGILSTQLVYEQFVKRFRPANFNDWDRLKVVDHTQPIAAASERAAG